The genomic window GCCGGAAATCCACGCCTCGACGCCGGTCAGCGCCCGGGCCAGCGGCTCCACCTTGCGAACGGCGCAGCAGGCATCCGGATTGTGCGACCACAGCAGATACTTGGGATCGGCCTCCGCCAGCTTCTCGGGAAGCGGCTCGAAGGTCTTGACGTTGGTCAGGCCCAGCAGCTTCACGAGCTGGTCGCGGTAGCGCAGCGTCTCGGGAAACAGGCGCAGCGTATCGATGAAGATGACCGGAATGCTCGGGTCGGCTTGCGCCGCCAGATGCAGCAGCACGGAGGATTCGGTGCCGAAGGAGGACACCATCGATACCTGCCCCGGCAGAATCTCGGTCAGCACCGCGCGCAGCATCTCGGCCGCGGGCACACGGTCGAAGCGCTGGTTCAACTCGTCGGCGAAGCCTTGCGTGAAGCGCTGCGCGGGCGCGGCATCAACGCTGTCGGCGTTGAGGTCGGCTTCCCGCAGCTCGGTGAAATCGGTCATTTCCATCTCACCCGTTCCTGAGGGACCAGATCGGCCGGCGGCCGTCGCTGGCCTGCTGGTAGACGAACTTGTAGCGATCGAGCGACCGGCGGGCGGTTTCCTCGCGCACGCTCGGGTGCAGCGCGAGGCAGTCGATGCCGCAGC from Pedomonas mirosovicensis includes these protein-coding regions:
- a CDS encoding phosphoadenylyl-sulfate reductase, yielding MREADLNADSVDAAPAQRFTQGFADELNQRFDRVPAAEMLRAVLTEILPGQVSMVSSFGTESSVLLHLAAQADPSIPVIFIDTLRLFPETLRYRDQLVKLLGLTNVKTFEPLPEKLAEADPKYLLWSHNPDACCAVRKVEPLARALTGVEAWISGRKGFQAKTRANIPLFEIADGRLKINPLARWTREDLVAYMEQYNLPHHPLEADGYLSIGCMPCTTPVRPGEDPRAGRWRGWDKTECGIHLPLNPGSEPAF